A part of Halobaculum sp. MBLA0143 genomic DNA contains:
- a CDS encoding threonine synthase, which translates to MGSQSFETTTAFETLRCVDCDEHHDPAVVTHQCPDCGGILDPSYDLSGVELTAEELATRPFDSMWRYEELLPFPRETAVSLGEGATPLLACPSLAEEMGVEAVYLKDEGRNPTGTFKDRGQSAAVTAAAGHGADSVALNSAGNAGQAAAAYAARADLAAHVFLPDRAGFTQKAMTEIHGADLRVADGEITDAGDAYWETTAAADEEWYSTKTFVTPYRHDGKKTMGHEIAEQLGFESPDAVVYPTGGGVGLLGVHKGVGEFRDLGLVDDRPALYAAQAEGCAPVVDAWESGATRHEAVPATEIDTACNGIAVPDPGASPLLLDAIDESGGGAVATPDRAILDAAVTVARSEGIEVGATCAAAVSGAFELAERGVFGDDDTVVLLNTGAGNKDVDTLRAHVGERETA; encoded by the coding sequence ATGGGCTCTCAGTCGTTCGAGACGACGACGGCGTTCGAGACGCTGCGGTGTGTCGACTGTGACGAACACCACGACCCGGCGGTCGTCACACACCAGTGTCCCGACTGCGGCGGGATCCTCGACCCGAGCTACGACCTGTCGGGGGTAGAACTCACGGCCGAAGAACTGGCGACGCGGCCGTTCGACTCGATGTGGCGCTACGAGGAACTGCTCCCGTTCCCGCGGGAGACGGCGGTGTCACTGGGCGAGGGGGCGACCCCGTTGTTGGCGTGTCCGTCGCTCGCCGAGGAGATGGGGGTGGAGGCAGTGTACCTGAAAGACGAGGGACGCAACCCGACGGGGACGTTCAAGGACCGCGGCCAGAGCGCGGCCGTGACGGCCGCGGCGGGCCACGGCGCCGACAGCGTCGCGCTCAACTCCGCCGGCAACGCCGGTCAGGCGGCTGCCGCGTACGCCGCCCGAGCGGACCTGGCGGCACACGTGTTCCTCCCGGACCGCGCCGGCTTCACCCAGAAGGCGATGACGGAGATCCACGGCGCCGACCTCCGGGTGGCCGACGGGGAGATCACGGACGCAGGCGACGCCTACTGGGAGACGACGGCGGCGGCGGACGAGGAGTGGTACTCCACGAAGACGTTCGTGACACCGTACCGGCACGACGGCAAGAAGACGATGGGCCACGAGATCGCCGAACAGCTCGGCTTCGAGAGCCCGGACGCCGTCGTCTACCCTACCGGGGGCGGCGTCGGACTACTCGGCGTCCACAAGGGCGTCGGAGAGTTCCGCGACCTCGGGCTCGTGGACGATCGACCGGCGCTGTACGCCGCGCAGGCAGAGGGGTGTGCGCCGGTGGTCGACGCCTGGGAGTCGGGGGCGACGCGCCACGAGGCGGTGCCAGCCACAGAGATCGACACCGCCTGCAACGGTATCGCAGTCCCGGACCCCGGTGCTTCGCCGCTCCTGTTGGACGCCATCGACGAGAGCGGGGGCGGCGCCGTCGCGACGCCGGACCGGGCGATCCTAGACGCCGCCGTCACCGTCGCACGGAGCGAGGGGATCGAGGTCGGAGCGACGTGTGCGGCCGCCGTCTCCGGTGCGTTCGAACTCGCCGAGCGGGGGGTGTTCGGGGACGACGATACGGTGGTACTGCTCAACACCGGGGCCGGGAACAAGGACGTGGACACGCTGCGGGCTCACGTGGGTGAACGGGAGACCGCCTGA
- a CDS encoding SDR family oxidoreductase, whose protein sequence is MSQLLEDRTAVVTGAASGIGRATARRFAEEGADVVVADVREQPRSGETPTAELVRAETDAGAVYCECDVREIDDLRAAVEAADEFGGVDTMVNNAGVTGPIGPFHEASVEAYERARSILLDGVFYGSKVAATKMLADGTEGVIVNVGSALSVEGYANQVPYAGMKGGVEQFTYSMAADLGPEIRVNAVLPGLTETAMAETDAGMIDSSVEEQFWAHTPLDRTSRPGEIGDAAVFLASDMASFVSGESLLVDGGLTNTGWVPNRRE, encoded by the coding sequence ATGTCACAGCTACTAGAAGATCGGACGGCAGTCGTGACCGGTGCGGCGAGCGGCATCGGCAGGGCAACGGCCCGTCGGTTCGCGGAGGAGGGAGCCGACGTGGTGGTGGCGGACGTGCGCGAGCAGCCACGGTCTGGGGAGACGCCGACGGCCGAACTCGTCCGGGCGGAGACGGACGCCGGGGCGGTCTACTGCGAGTGTGACGTGCGCGAGATCGACGATCTCCGCGCCGCCGTCGAGGCGGCAGACGAGTTCGGCGGCGTCGACACGATGGTGAACAACGCGGGCGTCACTGGTCCCATCGGGCCGTTCCACGAGGCCAGCGTCGAGGCGTACGAACGGGCGCGGTCGATCCTCCTCGACGGCGTGTTCTACGGCTCGAAGGTCGCCGCGACGAAGATGTTGGCCGACGGGACAGAAGGCGTGATCGTCAACGTCGGGAGTGCGCTGAGCGTCGAAGGGTACGCCAATCAGGTTCCGTACGCTGGCATGAAGGGTGGAGTCGAGCAGTTCACCTACAGTATGGCCGCGGACCTCGGGCCGGAGATCCGTGTGAACGCGGTGCTGCCGGGGCTGACGGAGACGGCGATGGCAGAGACCGACGCCGGAATGATCGACAGTTCGGTCGAAGAACAGTTCTGGGCGCACACGCCGCTCGACCGGACCAGCCGGCCAGGAGAGATCGGTGACGCGGCCGTCTTCCTGGCCAGCGATATGGCGAGTTTCGTCTCCGGCGAGTCGTTGCTCGTCGACGGCGGACTGACCAACACCGGCTGGGTACCGAATCGGCGCGAGTGA
- a CDS encoding cold-shock protein has product MATGTVDFFNDTGGYGFISTEDSDEDVFFHMEDVGGPDLEEGQEVEFEIEQAEKGPRAKDLTRL; this is encoded by the coding sequence ATGGCGACTGGAACCGTTGACTTCTTCAACGACACTGGCGGCTACGGATTCATTTCGACTGAGGACTCGGACGAGGACGTGTTCTTCCACATGGAGGACGTCGGTGGTCCGGACCTCGAGGAAGGCCAGGAAGTCGAGTTCGAGATCGAACAGGCAGAGAAGGGTCCGCGCGCGAAGGACCTCACTCGCCTGTAA
- a CDS encoding DUF371 domain-containing protein — protein sequence MSSQRDDPDGETVHEEVVRASGHENVTAAHESTFEVTTDDWLTPAGDCILAVEADASPAAFDPAFVEACQTTDARIEATVTVGERTWQAVGRGDPRLTFDSDRSLVCRTSDYVDDRTVMLEASGAAADLDREAVEALSEGAALTLRLRVSTP from the coding sequence GTGAGCAGTCAGCGCGACGATCCGGACGGGGAGACGGTCCACGAGGAGGTAGTGCGGGCGAGCGGTCACGAGAACGTCACTGCGGCACACGAGAGTACGTTCGAGGTGACGACGGACGACTGGCTGACGCCCGCGGGTGACTGTATCCTCGCGGTCGAGGCGGACGCCAGTCCGGCGGCGTTCGACCCGGCGTTCGTCGAGGCGTGCCAGACCACGGACGCCCGCATCGAGGCGACTGTCACGGTCGGCGAGCGGACGTGGCAGGCCGTCGGCCGGGGGGACCCGCGACTAACGTTCGACAGCGACCGGAGTCTGGTGTGTCGGACGAGTGACTACGTCGACGACCGGACGGTGATGCTGGAGGCGTCCGGGGCGGCGGCGGATCTGGACCGCGAGGCGGTCGAGGCGCTGTCCGAGGGGGCGGCGCTCACGCTCCGGCTCCGAGTGTCGACGCCGTAG
- a CDS encoding DUF368 domain-containing protein, whose product MSGDSGEAAGSVRTEGATAEETVADRSESLPGTYLRGLAMGAADGVPGVSGGTIALITGIYDRLVAAVSAVDPGLARELLGELRDPRALAETLREADLPFLVTLGLGVVTAVLIVVPSLNTALTTAPALTFGGFFGLIAASVVVLRSAVSFARRRHVAAFVGGAAVAALVSGSARATLGTSLPATALAGTLAVSAMLLPGISGSLILVILGQYERLSGALKTFRATALSVLQGGDPAALVAPGTTVVVFVAGAFVGLFTVANVVRRALARDETTTMTFLIGLVVGALRAPIAGTTDALREAGRAWSPEVAAVFVGGAVVGAALVLVLDRAAGEVELA is encoded by the coding sequence ATGTCGGGTGACAGCGGCGAAGCGGCGGGGAGCGTGCGGACGGAGGGCGCGACGGCCGAAGAGACGGTCGCCGACCGCTCGGAGTCGCTCCCGGGGACGTACCTCCGCGGGCTCGCGATGGGAGCGGCAGACGGCGTGCCGGGCGTCTCCGGCGGGACGATCGCCCTCATCACGGGGATCTACGACCGGCTCGTCGCCGCCGTCTCCGCCGTCGACCCGGGACTGGCACGGGAGCTGTTGGGAGAGCTGCGCGATCCGCGAGCCCTCGCCGAGACGCTCCGGGAGGCCGACCTGCCGTTCCTCGTCACCCTGGGATTGGGTGTCGTGACGGCGGTGTTGATCGTCGTACCGTCGTTGAACACGGCGCTGACGACGGCGCCGGCGCTCACGTTCGGCGGCTTCTTCGGGCTGATCGCGGCCAGCGTCGTGGTGTTGCGGAGCGCGGTGTCGTTCGCGCGGCGGCGTCACGTCGCCGCGTTCGTCGGCGGGGCCGCGGTCGCGGCGCTCGTCTCCGGCAGCGCCCGGGCGACGCTCGGTACGTCGCTGCCGGCGACGGCGCTCGCGGGGACACTCGCCGTGAGCGCGATGCTGCTGCCGGGAATCTCCGGGAGCCTGATTCTCGTGATCCTCGGACAGTACGAACGGCTGTCGGGCGCGCTGAAGACGTTCCGGGCGACGGCCCTGTCCGTGCTCCAGGGTGGGGATCCGGCGGCGCTCGTCGCCCCGGGGACGACCGTCGTCGTGTTCGTCGCCGGCGCGTTCGTCGGGCTGTTCACCGTCGCGAACGTCGTCAGGCGGGCGCTGGCCCGAGACGAGACGACGACGATGACGTTCCTGATCGGGCTCGTCGTCGGGGCGCTGCGGGCACCGATCGCCGGGACGACGGACGCGCTACGAGAGGCTGGGCGGGCCTGGAGCCCGGAGGTCGCCGCCGTCTTCGTCGGCGGAGCCGTCGTCGGAGCGGCGCTCGTGCTCGTCTTGGACCGGGCCGCCGGCGAGGTCGAACTGGCGTAG
- a CDS encoding oligosaccharyl transferase, archaeosortase A system-associated, with translation MSHGSESEEESPADSVGAGGVASLLGAVRDRFEVPALLVVVATMLWIRLRSYSRFVRDGEVYFSGNDAWYHLRSTQYVVEHWPFTMPFDPWTNFPKGTNVGQFGTLYDQIVATVALIVGLGDPSAELVAKTLLVAPAVAGALTAIPTYLIGKRLAGRVAGLFGAVVLLLLPGTFLRRTLVGFADHNGVEPLFQAFAVVGIVVALSVAQEDRPIWELVTAGDWDSLRRSAVWSAIAGVAMGLYLWAWPPGILLLGIFAVYLVLQVLSDYGRRSPDHVAFVAVVSMVVTALVALVKFDGPTFTPTKLGLLHPAFALSVAVSAVGLAGLARYFEAKTFDNDWVDDNGFQAVVAGASAVAVGLVAFVDVTPFGLLQQNLLRFVGFNANAATRTIGEAQPWLNSGSAQQVGEAYAVLSQYGFALLTAVIGAVVALALPLYRRNDDGDRQFLGVAAAVVAFVFAGNVPGVPDVFGGIVGLFGLQPQVVGVLVLAGVVFAAAARIRYDAEVLFLFVWAAFLTMAAFTQVRFNYYLAVAVAAFNAYFVRFALGLVDIDLDSGVEAPDVETYQVLTAALVVMVVLVPVLTVPLTLGPQNVRTPNAVQSSETRPKTGSLVWEESLNWLSDNTPEEGTFGGDGEEMALYGQYERPGDADFDYSDGAYGVQSWWDYGHWITTRGERIPNANPFQQGATAAANFLLAPNESAAESALLERGEEGDQTRYVMVDYKMSSITRAGNTAKFGAPILFYDRGNLSRDDILYRQTNESGVTQTFPVYVSSGQDQGARRAFFEKKQRFYESQVTRLYAYHGSRAEPVVRTPFGDRVLVMDYEEIQSTGFDIKLLRNTENSSALRTFPNVTAAERFVERDGSAQIGGFGAYPREPVPALEHYRLVDTSETTAFSARSYQTGAIREARALGLSPSRLFKTTPSWVKTFERVPGATVTGTGAAPNETLTASVQMRIPEASRGNASTFVYRQQTTADADGQFSFTLPYSTTGYAEFGPENGYTNVSVRATGPYQIAGDVRTNESTYVLRNQARVNVSEADVNGAGDGEVSVTLSETVLQRPEGARNGTSSNETTANGTNGNETTANGSVGTEVTVDETGGRVGPTTAGDAPTAVETVAVVAPETAAAVREQTAATP, from the coding sequence ATGAGTCACGGTAGTGAGAGTGAGGAGGAGTCCCCGGCCGACTCTGTCGGCGCAGGCGGTGTTGCCTCGCTCCTGGGTGCCGTCAGGGACCGATTCGAGGTCCCGGCGCTCCTGGTCGTCGTCGCCACGATGTTGTGGATACGCCTCCGGTCGTACTCCAGGTTCGTCCGTGACGGCGAAGTGTACTTCTCGGGCAACGACGCCTGGTACCACCTCCGGTCGACCCAGTACGTCGTCGAGCACTGGCCGTTCACCATGCCCTTCGACCCCTGGACGAACTTCCCCAAGGGGACCAACGTCGGCCAGTTCGGCACGCTGTACGACCAGATCGTGGCGACGGTCGCGCTGATCGTCGGACTCGGTGATCCCTCCGCGGAGTTAGTCGCCAAGACCCTGCTCGTCGCCCCGGCGGTCGCGGGGGCTCTGACTGCGATCCCCACGTACCTGATCGGAAAGCGGCTCGCCGGTCGTGTCGCGGGGCTGTTCGGCGCCGTCGTCCTCCTCCTGCTGCCCGGGACGTTCCTCCGTCGGACGCTCGTCGGGTTCGCCGACCACAACGGTGTCGAGCCGTTGTTCCAGGCGTTCGCGGTCGTCGGGATCGTCGTCGCCCTGTCCGTCGCGCAAGAGGACCGCCCCATCTGGGAACTCGTCACCGCCGGCGACTGGGACAGCCTCCGTCGTTCGGCCGTCTGGAGCGCCATCGCCGGCGTCGCCATGGGGCTGTACCTCTGGGCGTGGCCTCCGGGTATCCTCCTGCTCGGTATCTTCGCGGTGTACCTCGTGCTCCAGGTACTGTCGGACTACGGCCGTCGCTCCCCGGACCACGTCGCGTTCGTCGCCGTCGTGTCGATGGTCGTCACGGCACTCGTCGCGCTGGTGAAGTTCGACGGCCCGACGTTCACTCCGACGAAGCTCGGCCTCCTCCACCCGGCGTTCGCGCTGTCAGTCGCCGTCTCGGCCGTCGGGCTCGCCGGGCTGGCCCGGTACTTCGAGGCGAAGACGTTCGACAACGACTGGGTGGACGACAACGGGTTCCAGGCGGTCGTCGCCGGTGCCTCCGCCGTCGCCGTCGGGCTCGTCGCGTTCGTCGACGTGACTCCGTTCGGGCTGCTCCAACAGAACCTCCTCCGGTTCGTCGGCTTCAACGCCAACGCCGCCACCCGGACCATCGGCGAGGCACAACCGTGGCTCAACTCCGGGTCTGCCCAGCAGGTAGGCGAAGCATACGCCGTGCTGTCACAGTACGGGTTCGCCCTCCTGACGGCCGTGATCGGTGCCGTCGTGGCGCTCGCGCTCCCGTTGTACCGCCGGAACGACGACGGCGACCGCCAGTTCCTCGGCGTCGCCGCGGCCGTCGTCGCCTTCGTGTTCGCCGGCAACGTCCCCGGCGTGCCGGACGTGTTCGGCGGGATCGTCGGACTGTTCGGCCTCCAGCCGCAGGTCGTGGGCGTGTTGGTGCTCGCGGGAGTCGTGTTCGCGGCCGCCGCCCGGATCCGCTACGACGCCGAGGTGTTGTTCCTGTTCGTCTGGGCGGCCTTCCTGACGATGGCGGCGTTCACGCAGGTGCGGTTCAACTACTACCTCGCGGTGGCAGTGGCGGCGTTCAACGCCTACTTCGTCCGGTTCGCTCTCGGGCTCGTGGACATCGACTTGGACAGCGGGGTGGAGGCGCCGGACGTAGAGACGTACCAGGTCCTCACGGCCGCGCTCGTCGTCATGGTCGTTCTCGTCCCGGTGTTGACAGTGCCGCTCACGCTGGGCCCGCAGAACGTCCGGACGCCGAACGCCGTCCAGAGCAGCGAGACGAGACCGAAGACCGGCTCGCTCGTGTGGGAAGAGAGCCTGAACTGGCTGTCCGACAACACTCCGGAGGAGGGCACCTTCGGCGGTGACGGCGAGGAGATGGCGCTGTACGGCCAGTACGAACGGCCGGGAGACGCCGACTTCGACTACTCCGACGGCGCCTACGGCGTCCAGTCGTGGTGGGACTACGGTCACTGGATCACGACCCGTGGCGAGCGGATTCCGAACGCCAACCCGTTCCAGCAGGGCGCCACCGCGGCTGCGAACTTCCTGCTCGCGCCCAACGAGTCGGCCGCCGAGTCGGCGCTGCTGGAACGCGGCGAGGAGGGCGACCAGACCCGGTACGTGATGGTCGACTACAAGATGTCGTCGATCACGCGGGCGGGCAACACTGCGAAGTTCGGCGCTCCGATCCTGTTCTACGACCGGGGGAACCTGTCTCGAGACGACATCCTCTACCGCCAGACGAACGAGAGCGGCGTCACCCAGACGTTCCCGGTGTACGTCAGTTCCGGGCAGGACCAGGGTGCCAGACGTGCCTTCTTCGAGAAGAAGCAACGCTTCTACGAGAGCCAGGTGACTCGGCTGTACGCCTACCACGGGAGCCGGGCGGAGCCGGTCGTCCGGACGCCGTTCGGTGACCGGGTCCTGGTGATGGACTACGAGGAGATTCAGTCGACTGGGTTCGACATCAAGCTCCTCCGGAACACGGAGAACAGCTCGGCGCTGCGGACGTTCCCCAACGTGACCGCCGCCGAGCGGTTCGTGGAACGCGACGGCTCCGCACAGATCGGCGGCTTCGGCGCGTACCCACGCGAGCCGGTGCCGGCGCTCGAACACTACCGTCTCGTCGACACCTCCGAGACGACCGCCTTCTCCGCCCGGAGCTACCAGACCGGGGCAATCAGAGAGGCACGGGCGCTCGGGCTGTCCCCCTCGCGGCTGTTCAAGACCACGCCGTCGTGGGTGAAGACGTTCGAGCGGGTGCCCGGGGCGACTGTCACCGGCACCGGCGCGGCGCCCAACGAGACGCTGACCGCCAGCGTCCAGATGCGTATCCCGGAGGCGTCCCGCGGGAACGCCTCGACGTTCGTCTACCGCCAGCAGACGACCGCCGACGCCGACGGCCAGTTCTCGTTCACGCTGCCGTACTCCACGACCGGCTACGCGGAGTTCGGCCCCGAGAACGGCTACACGAACGTCAGCGTCCGCGCGACCGGTCCCTACCAGATCGCCGGCGACGTGCGGACCAACGAGTCCACGTACGTCCTCCGCAACCAGGCGCGGGTGAACGTCTCCGAGGCCGACGTGAACGGCGCCGGCGACGGCGAGGTGTCCGTCACGCTGTCCGAGACCGTGCTCCAACGGCCGGAAGGCGCTCGTAATGGGACGAGCAGTAACGAGACGACTGCCAACGGGACGAACGGTAACGAGACGACTGCCAACGGGAGCGTCGGCACCGAGGTGACCGTCGACGAGACTGGCGGACGCGTCGGTCCGACGACGGCCGGAGACGCACCGACGGCGGTCGAGACTGTCGCGGTGGTTGCGCCCGAGACGGCAGCCGCCGTCCGCGAACAGACTGCCGCCACACCGTGA
- a CDS encoding succinylglutamate desuccinylase/aspartoacylase family protein, giving the protein MPTTLGTASAAPGAFDTGRLEVGETRDGSPVELPVAVLNGADGGDTLYVQAVSDGDELNGLGVLSQLLPTLDPTEISGTILVVAVVNYHAFQVAEHRNPIDDTKMNRAYPGDETGTSSERIAAATFEAAADADLVVDLHQGSTSRMIDEVRVRCGPRHRLHRECLELAKAFGAGYVLDQKGPDGQLARAGPDEGVPTIDPELGGAVGWDHDSIDRGVVGMERVLRYYDFLPGTVDLERQTRVSGFDQYGSPVGGLVRFERDLGDRVSRGDDLFVVTDPFGRVRRRITADDDGIFWRSRRLPQVATGEYVCSVGTDVDGY; this is encoded by the coding sequence ATGCCAACCACGCTCGGAACCGCGAGCGCGGCTCCCGGGGCGTTCGACACCGGTCGGCTGGAGGTCGGTGAGACCCGCGACGGCTCCCCCGTCGAGCTCCCGGTCGCGGTTCTCAACGGTGCCGACGGCGGTGACACACTGTACGTCCAGGCCGTCAGTGACGGTGACGAACTCAACGGACTCGGCGTTCTCTCGCAGCTGCTGCCGACGCTCGACCCGACGGAGATCTCCGGGACAATTCTCGTCGTCGCGGTCGTCAACTACCACGCCTTCCAGGTGGCCGAACACCGGAACCCCATCGACGACACGAAGATGAATCGTGCGTACCCCGGCGACGAGACCGGGACCTCGTCAGAGCGGATCGCCGCCGCCACCTTCGAGGCCGCCGCCGACGCCGACCTCGTCGTCGACCTCCACCAGGGCTCCACCAGCCGGATGATCGACGAGGTGCGCGTCCGTTGTGGTCCTCGCCACCGACTCCACCGCGAGTGTCTGGAGTTGGCGAAGGCGTTCGGCGCCGGCTACGTCTTGGACCAGAAGGGCCCGGACGGCCAACTGGCCCGCGCCGGCCCCGACGAGGGTGTCCCCACCATCGACCCCGAGCTCGGCGGGGCCGTCGGCTGGGACCACGACAGCATCGACCGCGGCGTCGTCGGCATGGAGCGTGTACTCCGGTACTACGACTTCCTCCCCGGCACTGTCGACCTCGAACGCCAGACCCGCGTGTCCGGCTTCGACCAGTACGGCTCCCCCGTCGGCGGGCTCGTTCGCTTCGAGCGTGACCTCGGGGACCGCGTCTCCCGGGGTGACGACCTGTTCGTCGTCACCGACCCGTTCGGCCGCGTCCGGCGGCGAATCACCGCCGACGACGACGGTATCTTCTGGCGCAGCCGCCGACTCCCGCAGGTCGCCACCGGCGAGTACGTCTGTTCGGTCGGGACCGACGTGGACGGCTACTAA
- a CDS encoding DUF92 domain-containing protein produces MRQQLRRAGGFAVVATLALAAPALGPAAAAPFAAVALLAAFVVDDGWLFELFARPADRKQRRLNGLAGFALAATGLAVLTALPEAPMPVPVFAAAVCTLAYGRLGRQFVRASTSDEFLTTAAFVATGFLGGTAVQAAVAFVSPTASDAGLPTFAFLAVVGALVAALLRSVLFVDDDPLVVVGVGFLLWLFQAITPSVTPSVVAAGLGVTVFLGWVSYALQTADVPGMLTGVLLGLVTVVLGGVGWFAALISFFGIGGLASKFRYDDKRERGVAQENEGARGTSNVLGNAAVALVSVVAYAAVIEVELGASTVVGSVDLSTVTVFGVGLPTLWALAFAGSLAAAMADTLASEVGGLFDGPRLVTTLQRVEPGTDGAVTWQGELAGTVGAALVAGLAAGTMPVGGPTTLVAVIVLAAGVVGMTVDSLCGAVIEGDLVGNETVNFLATVAGAITAVAASLVLM; encoded by the coding sequence GTGAGACAGCAGCTCCGGCGGGCCGGGGGGTTCGCAGTCGTGGCGACGCTGGCGCTCGCGGCGCCGGCGCTGGGCCCGGCGGCGGCGGCACCGTTCGCCGCAGTGGCTCTGCTGGCGGCGTTCGTCGTCGACGACGGCTGGCTGTTCGAGCTGTTCGCTCGACCGGCCGACCGGAAACAGCGTCGCCTGAACGGGCTCGCGGGGTTCGCGCTCGCGGCCACCGGGCTGGCGGTGTTGACGGCGCTGCCGGAGGCGCCGATGCCGGTGCCGGTGTTCGCCGCTGCGGTGTGTACGCTCGCGTACGGTCGACTGGGTCGTCAGTTCGTCAGAGCGTCGACGAGCGACGAGTTCCTCACGACGGCGGCGTTCGTCGCCACCGGCTTCCTCGGCGGGACGGCCGTCCAGGCGGCCGTCGCGTTCGTGAGCCCGACCGCCAGCGACGCCGGACTGCCGACGTTCGCGTTCCTCGCAGTCGTCGGGGCGTTGGTCGCGGCGTTGCTCCGCTCCGTGTTGTTCGTCGACGACGACCCGCTCGTCGTCGTCGGCGTCGGGTTCCTGTTGTGGCTGTTCCAGGCGATCACGCCGTCAGTGACGCCCTCGGTCGTCGCCGCCGGACTGGGCGTGACCGTGTTCCTCGGCTGGGTGTCGTACGCGCTCCAGACCGCGGACGTGCCGGGGATGCTGACTGGCGTGTTGCTCGGGCTCGTGACGGTCGTTCTCGGCGGAGTCGGGTGGTTCGCGGCGCTGATCTCCTTCTTCGGAATCGGCGGACTGGCGAGCAAGTTCCGGTACGACGACAAGCGGGAGCGCGGGGTCGCACAGGAGAACGAGGGCGCCCGTGGGACGAGCAACGTTCTCGGCAACGCCGCGGTCGCGCTGGTCTCAGTCGTCGCGTACGCCGCGGTGATCGAGGTGGAACTGGGCGCCTCGACCGTCGTCGGGTCGGTCGACCTCTCGACCGTGACCGTCTTCGGCGTCGGGCTGCCGACGCTGTGGGCGCTGGCGTTCGCGGGGTCGCTGGCGGCGGCGATGGCAGACACGCTGGCCTCGGAGGTGGGTGGACTGTTCGACGGCCCGCGGCTCGTCACGACGCTCCAACGGGTGGAGCCGGGGACGGACGGGGCAGTGACGTGGCAGGGTGAACTGGCGGGTACCGTGGGTGCGGCGCTCGTGGCCGGATTGGCTGCGGGGACGATGCCAGTCGGCGGACCGACGACACTCGTGGCCGTGATCGTCCTGGCGGCCGGTGTCGTCGGCATGACGGTCGACAGTCTCTGTGGCGCCGTGATCGAGGGCGACCTCGTCGGCAACGAGACGGTGAACTTCCTCGCCACCGTCGCGGGCGCCATCACCGCCGTCGCCGCCTCCCTGGTGTTGATGTGA
- a CDS encoding GNAT family N-acetyltransferase, whose amino-acid sequence MIRPGRPADESALSCLQGYLREPSPKLLCHGLATGDVFVSVAEETVAGYVLPVGRGDGDQHVAELVVAPAHRREGRARRLLERVLATSERVTLLVHPGNDPARSLYESLGFEYVARRPGFYDDADALLAAREPTDQAVSPR is encoded by the coding sequence GTGATCCGACCCGGGCGGCCGGCGGACGAGTCGGCACTGTCGTGCCTCCAGGGTTACCTCCGCGAACCGTCGCCGAAGCTGTTGTGTCACGGGCTCGCGACCGGAGACGTGTTCGTCTCTGTCGCCGAGGAGACGGTGGCCGGCTACGTGCTGCCGGTCGGGCGGGGTGACGGCGACCAGCACGTCGCGGAGTTGGTCGTCGCTCCCGCGCACCGGCGCGAGGGGCGCGCGCGTCGGCTGTTGGAGCGAGTCCTGGCGACCAGCGAGCGGGTGACGCTGCTGGTCCACCCGGGCAACGACCCGGCACGGTCGCTGTACGAGTCACTCGGGTTCGAGTACGTCGCCCGCCGACCGGGGTTCTACGACGACGCGGACGCGTTGTTGGCGGCCCGGGAGCCGACGGATCAGGCGGTGTCACCGCGGTAG
- a CDS encoding TVP38/TMEM64 family protein: MSRRRLLAFGVVVGAVAVAAVAVAPGTALSRLDALADDPAALVVALTLLAVVRPFLAWPTTLLSAVAGYGLGLPGVVPAVGLLTLTSLPPYLLGASGRAELLAGDGRISTAVARVDAAGDRALSVAGPFRSTVVARLAPLPSDVISGAAGVAGVPFWPYLAGTAVGELPWAVGAVVAGASLHRLAVSGVAAAFDPRLVAAAAVAGLLLAAAPAYRHYRGDTA; this comes from the coding sequence GTGTCGCGCCGTCGTCTCCTGGCCTTCGGGGTCGTCGTCGGAGCCGTCGCCGTCGCAGCCGTGGCGGTCGCCCCGGGGACGGCGCTGAGCCGGCTCGACGCACTGGCGGACGATCCGGCGGCGCTCGTAGTCGCACTGACACTCCTGGCGGTCGTGCGACCGTTCCTCGCCTGGCCGACGACACTGCTGTCTGCAGTCGCCGGCTACGGGCTCGGACTCCCCGGGGTCGTTCCCGCCGTCGGGCTCCTCACGCTGACGAGTCTCCCGCCGTACCTCCTGGGTGCGAGCGGGCGTGCGGAGTTACTGGCCGGCGACGGGCGGATCTCGACGGCCGTCGCCCGCGTCGACGCCGCCGGCGACCGGGCGTTGTCCGTCGCCGGCCCGTTCCGGTCGACCGTCGTCGCTCGGCTCGCGCCGCTCCCCTCCGACGTGATCTCCGGTGCGGCGGGCGTCGCCGGCGTCCCGTTCTGGCCGTACCTCGCCGGAACGGCCGTGGGTGAACTGCCGTGGGCCGTCGGGGCGGTCGTCGCCGGTGCCTCGCTCCACCGACTCGCCGTCTCCGGCGTCGCGGCCGCGTTCGACCCGCGGCTCGTCGCCGCCGCGGCGGTCGCCGGCCTCCTCCTGGCGGCCGCCCCGGCGTACCGCCACTACCGCGGTGACACCGCCTGA